One region of Bosea sp. 29B genomic DNA includes:
- a CDS encoding cytochrome P450, which produces MSAADAAMPAAQTRRRRPPAPVPEEREFGRLELLLRLRRNPLTIWRTRHFREPIVAGEGLFGYGVVVSDPDAVRHVLVENAANYRKDDLQRTVLAPGLGEGLLTAEGEAWKRVRRTLAPLFTPRRVAALAERMTAPTERTVMRMARRRSGRIVDISADMTRVTYDILAETMFSNAIAGGAEAFGKALTRYFETQGRIDPLDVLGAPSWLPRIGRWMARPAISFFEAQVKAIIAERQALHAGGTWHPEKPDLLDALLAARDPETGTGLSDAEVGANIVTFIGAGHETTANALTWSLYLTSLAPDVRDAVEAEIDAAGEDLAAAALSGERLALTRAVIEEAMRLYPPVPSLSRTALADDMAGACVIPKGALVVISPYLLHRHETLWQAPEQFRPERFLPGAREAISRYAYLPFGAGPRICIGQQFAMVEAVIVLASLLRRLRFDYAGEEAPMPVQRITLRPGRGMPMRITMRQTEQPPQPTAAN; this is translated from the coding sequence ATGAGCGCAGCGGATGCGGCCATGCCGGCCGCGCAGACCCGTCGACGCCGCCCGCCCGCCCCCGTGCCGGAAGAACGCGAGTTCGGCCGGCTCGAATTGCTGCTGCGCCTGCGCCGCAACCCGCTGACGATCTGGCGCACCCGCCATTTCCGCGAGCCTATCGTCGCCGGCGAGGGCCTCTTCGGCTATGGCGTCGTCGTCTCCGACCCGGATGCCGTCCGGCATGTCCTGGTCGAGAACGCGGCGAATTACCGCAAGGACGACCTGCAGCGCACCGTCCTCGCGCCTGGTCTCGGCGAAGGCCTGCTGACGGCAGAGGGCGAGGCCTGGAAGCGGGTGCGGCGGACGCTGGCGCCGCTGTTCACACCGCGCAGGGTCGCGGCGCTCGCCGAGCGCATGACGGCTCCGACCGAACGGACCGTCATGCGCATGGCGCGCCGGCGCAGCGGGCGCATCGTCGACATATCGGCCGACATGACCCGCGTGACCTACGACATCCTGGCCGAGACGATGTTCTCGAACGCGATCGCCGGCGGCGCCGAGGCCTTCGGCAAGGCCCTGACCCGCTATTTCGAGACGCAAGGGCGGATCGACCCGCTCGACGTACTCGGCGCGCCCTCATGGCTGCCGCGGATCGGCCGCTGGATGGCGCGCCCGGCGATCTCGTTCTTCGAGGCGCAGGTCAAGGCGATCATCGCGGAACGGCAGGCGCTGCATGCCGGCGGGACCTGGCATCCGGAGAAGCCCGACCTCCTCGACGCCCTCCTCGCCGCACGCGATCCCGAGACCGGGACGGGCCTCAGCGACGCAGAAGTCGGAGCCAACATCGTCACCTTCATCGGCGCCGGCCATGAGACGACCGCCAACGCCCTGACCTGGTCGCTCTATCTCACATCGCTCGCGCCGGATGTGCGCGATGCAGTGGAGGCCGAGATCGACGCCGCCGGCGAGGATCTCGCCGCTGCCGCCCTGTCGGGCGAGCGCCTGGCGCTCACCCGCGCCGTGATCGAGGAGGCGATGCGGCTCTATCCACCGGTGCCGTCACTGTCGCGCACGGCACTCGCCGACGACATGGCGGGCGCGTGCGTTATCCCCAAGGGTGCGCTGGTGGTGATCTCGCCCTATCTGCTGCACCGACACGAGACGCTCTGGCAGGCACCGGAGCAGTTCCGGCCAGAGCGCTTCCTGCCCGGCGCCCGCGAAGCCATCTCGCGCTATGCCTATCTGCCTTTCGGGGCCGGCCCGAGAATCTGCATCGGCCAGCAATTCGCCATGGTCGAGGCGGTGATCGTTCTGGCCTCGCTGCTGCGGCGGCTGCGCTTCGACTATGCTGGCGAAGAGGCGCCGATGCCGGTCCAGCGCATCACGCTGCGCCCAGGGCGCGGCATGCCGATGCGCATCACCATGCGGCAGACAGAACAACCGCCGCAGCCGACCGCGGCGAATTAA
- a CDS encoding glycine zipper domain-containing protein has translation MHAKTLKAGTILVAGALALGGCTGSQERVATGGALGAGAGALIGGAAGGWRGAAIGALIGGVAGLVIADAIEKERAREAAYIAARSGGSNTQSFRNSSGQAVTVRARTVRTYNNSQGQRIRVVERSVTREGKAAGTDQVEVNLATNEASGI, from the coding sequence ATGCATGCCAAGACCTTGAAGGCCGGAACCATCCTCGTCGCGGGCGCGCTCGCGCTCGGCGGCTGCACGGGATCCCAGGAACGCGTCGCGACCGGTGGCGCTCTCGGCGCCGGCGCCGGCGCCCTGATCGGCGGCGCGGCCGGTGGCTGGCGCGGCGCCGCGATCGGCGCCCTGATCGGCGGTGTCGCCGGTCTCGTCATCGCCGACGCGATCGAGAAGGAGCGTGCCCGCGAGGCCGCCTATATCGCTGCGCGCTCGGGCGGCTCGAACACCCAGAGCTTCCGCAACTCGAGCGGCCAGGCCGTGACGGTCCGCGCCCGCACCGTGCGCACCTACAACAACAGCCAGGGCCAGCGCATCCGCGTCGTCGAGCGCAGCGTGACCCGCGAGGGCAAGGCCGCCGGCACCGACCAGGTCGAGGTCAATCTGGCGACGAACGAAGCGTCCGGCATCTGA
- the cueR gene encoding Cu(I)-responsive transcriptional regulator, whose translation MNIGQAAEASGVSAKMIRYYEQIGLIEPPARSQSGYRVYAEPNIHTLRFVRRARSLGFSVEETGALLALWRDRSRASADVKTLALKHVAELEEKAAALQAMAATLRHLASHCHGDKRPDCPILDKIGSPN comes from the coding sequence ATGAACATCGGACAAGCAGCCGAAGCCTCCGGCGTCAGCGCCAAGATGATCCGCTATTACGAGCAGATCGGACTGATCGAGCCGCCGGCGCGCTCGCAATCAGGCTACCGGGTCTATGCCGAGCCGAACATCCATACGCTGCGCTTCGTGCGCCGCGCCCGCAGCCTCGGCTTCTCGGTCGAGGAGACCGGGGCGCTGCTAGCGCTCTGGCGCGACCGCTCGCGCGCCAGCGCCGACGTCAAGACGCTGGCGCTGAAGCATGTCGCGGAGCTGGAAGAGAAGGCCGCGGCGCTGCAGGCGATGGCGGCTACGCTGCGCCATCTCGCCAGCCATTGCCATGGCGACAAGCGGCCGGACTGCCCGATCCTCGACAAGATCGGCTCGCCGAACTGA